The nucleotide sequence gtgTGCTCTCTCCTGAGCCACctgtgtgtgtccataagacacacagagcgggACTCCATccacactggctgtgattgacatcagCGGGCACTAATGGTTGTCTCTAAGCCAATGAGAAGTGAGAGAGCCTCGGCTCTCATACTCACCTGATCCTGttatcgatccagcgatgtgcatatgGGGGAGGGCGCTGGAGTCGGAAACCTTCTGCCTGTACAGCCACTTTAGGGCCCTTCAACACCAAGATTGGCCCTTTTGGTGACCTGTCCTTCCCAATGCCAACAATGCTTAGAAAAAGCGCACGTGGAAATGCATGAAAACGGGCACTTTCTGGTGGGAATGGACCCTAAATACTGATTTAAAGGCTTAAAGTGATGGCGACCTAACCTCAAATACCCTCCCAGTCCCCGCTGTACTTGACACCAGTGGATACGGAGCTGTCGGTGCCCATGCAGTCGGGGCATTTGCAAAACCTCCAGCGTCTCTGTGCAGCACTTCCGGGATGGACCAGAACGATCGTTATTGGTCGGCGCTGGCACAGCGAGTCACTCTGATCCGTCCTGGAAACGTTACACAGGGAAGAGGAAGAAGATCCTGCATTGGCACCGACAGCTCAGTATCCACGAAGTGAAGTACAGCGGGGGCCTTTGCTTGCCTCTGTCCAGTCCTTGGGGTACTACTCCATCcacaactgcccccccccccattgatggGGCTCCATTCCTACCACTGTTATCAACACCGGGCACTATTAATACCAccgatgccaacaatggggcattattccttccactaaaaTCAATGCTGGGGAGTTTATTACTCCCTTTGGCCACAGTCCAcccccctaaaatctgaaggacagtaaacgggCCCATTTAGAAAGTTTGCAGACCCCTGCCTTGGATGCTGCTCCATTTCCTTCAGTCTAGTGACTACACCCTCTCCTGCCTTCTCCATTGATAGCAGCTTACAATAGGGGGCTACACCGCTATCGCAGTGGACTATAAACTTACGTGAGAACCTCCTCAATTTGACCTGTAATGTTGGTGGCATCTCCATCCACTTGTATCAATCATAGCAAAGCACCGCCTCCACCTATTATGCTATCAGTGAGACCGCCCCCTTCTATAGGCATCTCCATCCACTTGTGTCAATCAGCACAAGGGATGGAGATACCTATAGAAGAAGGCGGTCTCACTGCTGATAGCACGATGGGTGGAAGCGGTGCTTTGCTATATTAGCAGTGAGAACACTCCCTTTCTATAGGTATCTCCATCCACTTTTGTCTATTATAGCAAAGCACCGTCTCCATATTGTGCTATGAGAAGTGAGACCGCCCCCTTCTATAGGCGTCTCCATCTCAATGATTAGAAAAGCACCGCCTCCACCCCTCGTGCTATCAGCAGTGAGACCGCCCCCTTTCTATAGGTAAGAGATATCACTGGCCCATCCTGTGTTCACCACCAGAAGGGCTGCTGAGGACCCCTCTATGGCATGCCGCAAGGAGAGCTGGGAAATGATAACCTACTGCCCTTTCTTAACCTACTGCCCATTCTTAACCTACTGCCCTTTCTTAACCTACTGCCCATTCTTAACCTACCGCCCTTTCTTAACCTACTGCCCATTCTTAACCTACTGCCCATTCTTAACCTACTGCCCTTTCTTAACCTACTGCCCATTCTTAACCTACTGCCCTTTCTTAACCTACTGCCCATTCTTAACCTACTGCCCTTTCTTAACCTACTGCCCATTCTTAACCTACTGCCCATTCTTAACCTACTGCCCATTCTTAACCTACTGCCCTTTCTTAACCTACTGCCCATTCTTAACCTACTGCCCATTCTTAACCTACTGCCCATTCTTAACCTACTGCCCTTTCTTAACCTACTGCCCTTTCTTAACCTACTGCCCTTTCTTAACCTACTGCCCATTCTTAACCTACTGCCCATTCTTAACCTACTGCCCTTTCTTAACCTACTGCCCATTCTTAACCTACTGCCCTTTCTTAACCTACTGCCCATTCTTAACCTACTGCCCTTTCTTAACCTACTGCCCATTCTTAACCTACTGCCCATTCTTAACCTACTGCCCATTCTTAACCTACTGCCCTTTCTTAACCTACTGCCCATTCTTAACCTACTGCCCATTCTTAACCTACTGCCCATTCTTAACCTACTGCCCTTTCTTAACCTACTGCCCTTTCTTAACCTACTGCCCTTTCTTAACCTACTGCCCTTTCTTATGCTACATCTAAACTGCACTGCAACCACAAGACCGAAAGTCGTGAAAAGAGTCACGGAGCGTCCAGACAGCCCCATAAGAAGTAAagaaagatcttttttttttattacggcATTGAGATGGatgtccagtatatatatatatatatatatacacacagtatgggcttttattttacaTAAAGCCAACAGTATGActttacttctcctttaaactgACTCTAcaattagaccccccccccccccaaaaaaagaaattgcGCTGCATTTTCTTGAAGAGCTTTGAATCTGTTCTCTATTATTCTTATTAGAATGTTCCAATTATAAAAAGTAACAACATTAGCGAACGAGACGGAGAAATGCAGTTATAATGGTACGATAGGATTTCAAATACTAAATTCATTAGCAATCAAAATAAAGAAAGTAATAAATTAGCCGGAATACATTGTTAGCCTTTGAAGTGTAATTTAGGAGACGGATTCCCTTTTCCCAGAAGTCGGGGTCGCcaagtctttttttcctttttagaatGTCATCCAACACAAATTGGATGAGGAATGCACAACTGGTATGTGACACAATAAAACAAAACACTAAATAAACTTCGTATGTTATCCGCCGGGTAATATTCTCATGGCCGGGGCCACATGAAATGCcgttcatattttattttatttttttcggatgAATGAGAATATGCGAGTTTTGCCTCCACGGTACGGAACGTGGGTCCCACACAAATGTCATTCCTTCCCCATGAACTCATGTTTTCGCTCCTTTTGGTGAGTGATGGTGGAATGTTTCCTACACCAACGCCTCACGCAAATTCCTCGCCTCCTGAAAATGTTTTTGTCGTCTCATACCACAGATTCCCCAACGGTGGGCAAACCCAGAGATATAGACCGTATCAGTGGCTGGCCTGTGTTATTACATTACATCAAATgagagcagggcagccatcagaaattttggggcccccttacacagctttaggcctgccTCCCCCGAGCCTGACCACTAACATTCCCTTAGGGCCTACCCACTGGCCGTACCACCGAATCTGCTCACTGACATCCCATtccaagtcccactcctcctccttcccatgtcctcctcctcctcctccttcagtcCCATCTCGCCATATCATGTCCTCCCTCTTACAATCCCTTCTCCCTCATCCCATGTCGTTCTCCTCCATCTCATGTCGtcgcctcctcctccatcccggggggggggggggtcggtggaAGCTTTCCCCTTCCACCAATCCCAGCAGAAGTGCATCCCAAGCTGTCTAATCGGCGGCGCCTCTGAGGAGTGAGCTTGGCGTTGCCCCGGCAACCAGGAAGCATGGCAGAGTGGCCGAAAGGGACTGTCAATCATCCAGCCTTCAGGCAGCGGGTGGAAATACCTTGGGGGCCCCAAGTCACTCGGGATATCCGGGCCCCTTGGCATGCCCGGGAACCCTTACATGAGTGTGGGCTGTACCTGATGGTGGCCCCCATACTCATGGTGGGCTGCATTCATCATTTGGCACATGCACAAGGTTGGCTATCTAGGGTTAGAAGTTCTGATTAGAATACTGTCAGTGTACAGAGAGCAGAAAGACTAAAATTATGAAACGTCTTTTTGAACTTCAAAGGGGAACTTGACCTTTTAGTGAAGTGGCCCTTTTCCCTTCCCCAAGTGGGAGCCAACTGTCTAAATATCTTCAACCCCCACCCTGAGACCTTTACTCAAAGCCTTTGCAGAAGAATATACTGCCCATGCTCAGCTCCTACTGCACATGGGTGCCACTCaatcccattcattcctatgccTTCTCAGTTCTCATGGTGGGCTCCATCTTCTCATGGTGGGCtccatcttctgggacatgtgggaGGTTGGCGGTCTAGGGCTCTGAGAACCATTAATATACTATTACACATCTATAATTCTAGCAATGAAACCATCTGACACCTCAGGGAGCGGAAAGACTGAAGTTCAGAGAGATGTTCATAATCTAAAAACGGGGGACTTGACCACTTAAAAGGACAACTTCACTAAAAGGTCCTTTCCCTTCTCCGAGTGGGAACCAACTAAGAATCTTGAACCCTGCCCCATGTCCTTTGCTCTGTGGCCCAGAAGAATGTGTTGCCCTTGCTCAGCTCCTACTGCACATGGGTGCCACTCAGCCTATTTATTCCTATACCTGGTCCATGCTCAGGGTGGGCTCCACTATTTGGGATCTAGGGTTAGGAGTTCCAAGTAAAATACTGTCAATTAGGAGTATTCTATCAATGAAATCGGCTGACACTGCAGAAAACTGAAGTTCAGAAAGATGTTTcataatgtaaaggggaacttgaCATAGAGAAGTTGCCCTTTAAGTGGTCCATTCCCTTCTCCGAGTGGGAGTCAACTACCTAAATATCTTCAACCCCAGTCTGAGTCCTTTCTTCTAAGCCTTTGCAGAAAAATGCTGCCCATGCTCCTCTCCTACTGCACATGGGTGCCACTTAGCCTATGTTTTCCTATACCTGGTCCGTACTCATGGTGGCCCCCATCATTTGGGATATGCAGGAGGTTGGCTaaagaatttccaaccaaaagctcacatccaacttttcttgtcggaattacccatcgtgtacgcggcattagagaggtTGCCCTTTAAGTGGTCCATTCCCTTCTCCGAGTGGGAGCCAACTACCTAAATATCTTCAACCCCCGCCCTGAGCCCTTGTTTTCTAAGCCTTTGCAGAATAATGCGCTGCCCATGCTCCTCTCCGACTGCACATGGGCGCCACTTAGCCTATGTCTTCCTATACCTGGTCCGTACTCATGGTGGCCCCCATCATTTGGGATATGCAGGAGGTTGGCTGTGTAGGGTTCTGATGACCATTAATAGACCAGTATTGTATCAATGAAATCGTCTGACACcagaaaaatgtttaaaaaaaaaatgtttcataatgtaaaggggaacttgaCTTTTAGAGAAGTTGCCCTTTGAGTGGTCCATTCCCTTCTCCTAGTTGGAGCCAACTACCTAAATATCTTCAACCTCCGCTCTCAGTCCTTTCTTCAAAGCCTTTGCAGAATAATGTGTTGCCCATGCTCAGCTCCTACGGAACATGGGTGCCACTTAGCCTATGTCTTCCTATGCCTGGTCCGTACTCATGGTGGCCCCCATCATTTGGGATATGCAGGAGGTTGGCTGTGTAGGGTTCTAATGACCACTATTACTTGGCCAGTATTGTATCAATGAAATCGGCTGACACCCCAGAGAACAGAAGACTGAAGTTTAAAAAGACATTTCATCATTTAAAGAAGAACTTGACGTTTAGTGAAGTGGTCCCTGATATGGTCCCTTCCCTGAGCAGGAGCCACCTTCCTAAATCTCTTCAACCCTGCTATTGAGTCcttcacaaaacaaaaatgtcctggCAATGCCCACCTCCTCCTACCAATGGGTGCCACTCAACCCATTCATTCCTATAGCTGGTCTGTACTCACAGTGGCCACCAGCCATCCAATGGAGTACGGCTCCAACCAcagtgtctaagttttgcttaaggcctcacaaagcctacagCCGCCTCTGTCCACCCTCGTTGTCTGCACTGCAATGTATTTGTCTGGAGAATATGAGAGAACCTGTGAGCCCGGTGTACCCGGACACTGTGCTTTGCGGTGGGCTGGGAGCGATAACGAAGCTGCTTTGTAAATTGGCATAATTATGTCATTTGTAAATATCATGTATATAAAAACTAGGATGTAAGTTTATGTAAATTGATTTGTATTTTACAGATAAAAACTTGTATCTCATC is from Rana temporaria chromosome 9, aRanTem1.1, whole genome shotgun sequence and encodes:
- the LOC120913012 gene encoding spore coat assembly protein ExsA-like: MPQGELGNDNLLPFLNLLPILNLLPFLNLLPILNLPPFLNLLPILNLLPILNLLPFLNLLPILNLLPFLNLLPILNLLPFLNLLPILNLLPILNLLPILNLLPFLNLLPILNLLPILNLLPILNLLPFLNLLPFLNLLPFLNLLPILNLLPILNLLPFLNLLPILNLLPFLNLLPILNLLPFLNLLPILNLLPILNLLPILNLLPFLNLLPILNLLPILNLLPILNLLPFLNLLPFLNLLPFLNLLPFLMLHLNCTATTRPKVVKRVTERPDSPIRSKERSFFFITALRWMSSIYIYIYIHTVWAFILHKANSMTLLLL